A window from Streptomyces sp. NBC_00335 encodes these proteins:
- a CDS encoding potassium channel family protein has product MHIVIMGCGRVGSALAQTLEQQGHTVAVIDQDPTAFRRLGASFGGRRVTGVGFDQDTLREAGIEEAGAFAAVSSGDNSNIIAARVAREMFGVENVAARIYDPKRAEVYQRLGIPTVATVRWTADQMLRRLLPSGAEPLWRDPSGGVQLAEVHTSTTWIGQKVSRLQEETGVRVAFLTRLGEAMLPTSATVLQEGDLVHVMMRTDEIDKVEAAFAEGPEEAHA; this is encoded by the coding sequence GTGCACATCGTCATTATGGGCTGCGGAAGAGTGGGCTCCGCCCTCGCGCAGACCCTGGAACAGCAGGGGCATACGGTCGCGGTCATCGACCAGGACCCCACCGCATTCCGCCGGCTGGGGGCGTCCTTCGGCGGCCGTCGCGTCACCGGGGTCGGCTTCGACCAGGACACCCTGCGTGAGGCCGGCATCGAGGAGGCGGGCGCCTTCGCCGCGGTGAGCAGTGGTGACAATTCCAACATCATCGCCGCCAGGGTGGCCCGTGAGATGTTCGGCGTCGAGAACGTCGCCGCCCGCATCTACGACCCCAAGCGCGCCGAGGTCTACCAGCGCCTGGGCATCCCCACCGTCGCCACCGTGCGCTGGACGGCCGACCAGATGCTCCGCCGGCTGCTGCCTTCGGGCGCCGAGCCGCTGTGGCGCGACCCGAGCGGCGGTGTCCAGCTCGCGGAGGTGCACACCTCCACCACCTGGATCGGCCAGAAGGTCAGCCGGCTGCAGGAGGAGACCGGCGTCCGCGTCGCCTTCCTCACCCGGCTGGGCGAGGCCATGCTGCCGACGTCGGCGACCGTCCTCCAGGAGGGTGACCTCGTCCACGTGATGATGCGCACGGACGAGATCGACAAGGTGGAGGCCGCCTTCGCCGAGGGTCCTGAGGAGGCACACGCATGA